A genomic region of Bernardetia sp. ABR2-2B contains the following coding sequences:
- the ruvB gene encoding Holliday junction branch migration DNA helicase RuvB: MRQDYIDPNIKPENTTTEADIERALRPLSFDDFTGQEKILENLQVFVKAATNRGEPLDHVLLHGPPGLGKTTLSHIISNELNADIKTTSGPVLDKPSDLAGLLTNLKAGDVLFIDEIHRLNPVVEEYLYSAMEDYRIDIMLDTGPNARSVQIKLKPFTLIGATTRSGLLTSPLRARFGINLRLEYYDAELLTTIIQRSSAILNTPITKEAAFEIARRSRGTPRISNNLLRRTRDFAQVKGNGDINLEIAQISLKALEVDDNGLDEMDNRILLTIIDKFGGGPVGLTTIATACAEEAETIEEVYEPFLIKEGFLKRTPRGREVTALAYRHFDMLPPHEQARLF; the protein is encoded by the coding sequence ATGCGTCAAGATTACATAGACCCAAATATAAAACCTGAAAACACAACCACAGAAGCAGATATCGAACGTGCTTTACGTCCCTTGTCATTCGATGATTTTACAGGACAAGAAAAAATATTAGAAAATTTACAGGTTTTTGTAAAAGCTGCGACTAATAGAGGAGAGCCTTTAGACCACGTTTTGTTACACGGTCCACCAGGATTGGGAAAAACAACACTTTCACATATCATTTCAAACGAACTGAATGCAGACATAAAAACCACTTCAGGACCTGTTTTGGATAAGCCAAGTGATTTAGCAGGACTTCTAACCAATTTAAAGGCTGGAGATGTTCTTTTTATTGATGAAATTCATCGTCTAAATCCTGTTGTTGAAGAATATCTGTACTCTGCTATGGAGGATTATCGTATTGATATTATGTTGGATACAGGACCTAATGCCCGTTCGGTTCAGATAAAATTAAAACCTTTTACGCTCATTGGTGCGACTACTCGCTCTGGTCTTCTGACTTCTCCTCTCCGTGCAAGATTTGGAATTAATCTAAGACTAGAATACTATGACGCTGAACTTCTGACAACAATTATTCAACGTTCATCAGCTATTCTAAATACGCCAATTACAAAAGAAGCTGCCTTTGAGATTGCAAGGCGAAGCAGAGGAACGCCACGTATTTCGAATAATTTATTGCGAAGAACACGAGATTTTGCACAAGTAAAAGGAAACGGAGACATAAATTTAGAAATTGCTCAAATTTCTTTGAAAGCCTTAGAAGTTGATGATAATGGACTTGATGAAATGGATAACAGAATTTTACTTACTATTATTGATAAGTTTGGAGGAGGTCCTGTTGGCTTGACAACCATTGCGACAGCCTGTGCAGAAGAAGCCGAAACGATAGAGGAAGTTTATGAGCCTTTTTTAATAAAAGAAGGGTTTTTGAAGCGTACACCAAGAGGGCGAGAAGTTACTGCATTAGCCTATCGTCATTTTGATATGTTGCCACCTCATGAACAGGCTAGATTATTTTAA
- a CDS encoding DUF4440 domain-containing protein, which translates to MTKKIILPIFLFFSVYSLQAQNIKPKEEEAIKQLIQNVFDDVWGELDSTKIEKYHTDDFLLLEHGEVWTNDTIKSYIAKARQSEKLPKRTNSFEFIRFVKSKNSIWFAYQNYATLSVDGKVTRELQWLESAVAIKTKQGWKLQMLHSTRVKRD; encoded by the coding sequence ATGACTAAAAAAATAATACTACCAATTTTTCTATTTTTTTCTGTTTATTCCCTTCAAGCACAAAACATAAAGCCAAAAGAAGAAGAAGCTATCAAACAACTTATACAAAATGTCTTTGATGATGTTTGGGGCGAGTTAGATTCTACTAAAATAGAAAAATATCATACAGATGATTTCCTTCTTTTAGAACACGGTGAAGTTTGGACAAACGATACCATAAAAAGCTATATTGCTAAGGCTCGTCAATCAGAAAAATTGCCCAAAAGAACCAATAGTTTTGAGTTTATTAGATTTGTAAAGTCTAAAAATTCGATTTGGTTTGCCTATCAAAACTATGCAACACTTAGTGTAGATGGCAAAGTAACAAGAGAATTACAATGGCTAGAAAGTGCCGTTGCCATAAAAACCAAACAAGGCTGGAAATTACAAATGCTACATTCTACAAGAGTAAAAAGGGATTGA
- a CDS encoding CHAT domain-containing tetratricopeptide repeat protein, protein MKNYYFLFLIYSSFFCLSTVFAQSSSINYNPISDSDSLATQSWDLLLEEANYAQARYDYKSAIQLYKNLQKQTLEKDSIYFFEVNNQFASLYQQQGNYAEAEILLSQCLNFNDKKFGSSSLQYAQSCNDLAVIYRLQGKYKKSENLHLKAREIQKIELTKLSIPYATSCLNLAQLYKIGNRYDKSELYLIEASNIFGHLLGRNHPSYAGSLVSLADYHIYKNRFAMAETALTKARQIYAENYSKQNLEYANTCTNLAKLYTSQDNYQKALSLYKEVENIYATLLSKKHPDYIFFLNSFAIFYQKYGFYGKAQPLFIEVIETKLEELQSNFYSLSEKEKLAYIESNEFYFDNFTTFFVQMLVQKPDYLGFEKLLKAVVTIQIARKGILLNENKRIQKYILSSKNQKLIDKYEEWKQTKHQIALGNNLTIRKRQELHLNLAELESLANGLEKQLSALSNYLTSQNINIESYTLENLQNSLNPEEAAIEILKNSFWDAKTRQEKTMYIALIVKKSEIIPVLITDINEEKELTYYRNTIQFQLENEESYKKLWFQIDRKLDRTKKIYFSPNGIYNFINLYTLYNPATKSYLIDKLTVHSVTSLREIIENKEYESKGNTGFEKTAVLMGRPNYLIKNSAQDDTENTTSDDRGSVLSNSLQLSTEIFTDLKQTEQEVRTIDLLLKQNNWKTEVFLKSDASEETLKQVFNPTILHIATHGYFKESKNQTALNSMLGAGIVLAKPKDNNQAEDGIFTAYEASLLELQKTELVVISACETGLGKLASQEGVYGLQRGFRAAGAKNVLLSLWKVDDKATQELMTIFYAAWFEGKTKPQALRAAQFSIKQKYQHPYYWGAFVLVGK, encoded by the coding sequence ATGAAAAATTACTACTTTTTATTTTTGATTTATAGCTCTTTTTTTTGTCTCTCAACTGTTTTTGCTCAAAGCTCTAGTATAAATTATAATCCAATTTCTGATTCTGATTCTTTAGCTACACAAAGTTGGGATTTGTTACTAGAAGAAGCTAATTATGCACAAGCTCGTTATGATTATAAAAGTGCGATTCAGCTTTATAAAAACCTTCAAAAACAAACATTAGAAAAAGACAGTATTTATTTTTTTGAAGTAAATAATCAGTTTGCCAGTCTGTATCAACAACAAGGAAATTACGCCGAAGCCGAAATTTTGCTTTCTCAATGTCTGAATTTTAATGATAAAAAATTTGGTTCAAGCAGTCTTCAATATGCTCAAAGTTGCAATGATTTGGCAGTAATTTATCGCTTACAAGGCAAGTATAAGAAATCAGAAAACCTGCATTTGAAAGCAAGGGAGATTCAGAAGATAGAACTTACAAAACTAAGTATTCCCTATGCAACTTCGTGTCTGAACTTGGCACAGCTCTACAAAATAGGAAATCGATATGATAAATCTGAATTATATTTAATAGAAGCAAGTAATATTTTTGGGCATCTTTTAGGAAGAAATCATCCAAGTTATGCGGGCTCATTGGTAAGTTTGGCAGATTATCATATCTATAAAAATCGTTTTGCAATGGCAGAAACGGCTCTGACTAAAGCTCGTCAGATTTATGCAGAAAATTATAGCAAACAAAACCTAGAATATGCCAATACGTGTACTAACTTAGCCAAACTTTATACCTCTCAAGATAATTACCAGAAGGCTCTTTCGCTTTATAAAGAAGTTGAAAATATTTATGCTACCTTACTCAGTAAAAAACACCCAGATTATATTTTCTTTCTAAATTCATTTGCTATTTTCTATCAAAAATATGGATTTTATGGAAAAGCGCAACCTCTTTTTATTGAAGTCATAGAAACGAAATTGGAAGAATTACAATCAAATTTTTATAGTTTGAGTGAAAAGGAAAAACTAGCTTATATAGAAAGTAATGAGTTTTATTTTGATAATTTTACGACTTTTTTTGTGCAAATGCTCGTTCAAAAGCCTGATTATTTAGGATTTGAAAAGCTTTTAAAAGCTGTTGTAACTATTCAAATTGCTCGTAAAGGGATTCTACTCAATGAAAATAAACGTATTCAAAAATATATTCTGTCCAGTAAAAATCAAAAACTTATAGACAAATATGAAGAATGGAAGCAAACAAAACATCAAATTGCATTAGGAAATAATCTTACTATCCGAAAAAGACAAGAACTACATCTAAATCTAGCAGAATTGGAAAGCCTAGCCAATGGTTTGGAAAAACAACTTTCGGCTCTTTCAAATTATTTGACCTCTCAAAACATAAATATAGAGAGCTACACACTAGAAAATCTTCAAAATAGTTTGAACCCAGAGGAAGCTGCCATCGAAATTCTAAAAAATTCGTTTTGGGACGCAAAAACTCGTCAAGAAAAAACAATGTACATTGCTCTTATTGTCAAAAAATCAGAAATAATTCCTGTTTTGATAACTGATATTAATGAAGAAAAAGAATTGACATATTATAGAAATACAATTCAGTTTCAGTTGGAAAATGAAGAAAGCTATAAAAAACTTTGGTTTCAGATTGACAGAAAATTAGATAGAACAAAGAAAATCTATTTTTCACCAAATGGAATCTATAATTTTATTAATCTTTATACGCTTTATAATCCAGCCACAAAAAGTTATTTGATAGATAAATTAACGGTTCATTCGGTAACTTCGCTGAGAGAAATTATAGAGAATAAAGAATATGAAAGTAAAGGAAATACGGGTTTTGAAAAAACAGCCGTTTTGATGGGAAGACCAAATTATTTAATTAAAAACTCTGCTCAAGATGATACAGAAAATACTACTTCCGATGATAGAGGTTCGGTTTTATCTAATTCGCTACAATTATCTACAGAAATTTTTACAGACTTAAAACAAACTGAACAAGAAGTAAGAACGATAGATTTACTTTTAAAACAAAATAATTGGAAAACAGAAGTTTTCCTAAAATCAGATGCCTCCGAAGAAACACTCAAACAGGTTTTTAATCCTACCATTTTGCATATCGCAACACACGGATATTTCAAAGAAAGTAAAAATCAAACAGCTCTGAATAGTATGTTGGGCGCAGGTATTGTACTTGCAAAACCAAAAGATAACAATCAAGCAGAAGATGGAATTTTTACAGCCTATGAAGCTTCTTTATTGGAGTTACAAAAAACAGAATTGGTCGTTATTTCGGCATGTGAAACTGGACTTGGAAAACTGGCTTCACAAGAAGGAGTTTATGGTTTGCAGCGTGGTTTTAGAGCAGCAGGAGCAAAAAATGTTTTGCTTTCACTTTGGAAAGTAGATGATAAAGCAACACAAGAACTAATGACCATTTTTTATGCAGCATGGTTTGAGGGAAAAACAAAACCTCAAGCTCTACGTGCTGCACAGTTTTCTATTAAACAAAAATATCAACATCCTTATTATTGGGGAGCTTTCGTATTGGTGGGGAAATAA
- a CDS encoding universal stress protein: protein MEHILVPINFTPATEISLAHAIGIAQASHKVIIMCHFVTSTVPAGANMTLHKREIKEKHDKAHMEMRVLLTQYENHTYNETGQPIMIEPLVMEGHPDDATEQIMQDNSISMIVLSHKDSNEIKDLFLNNRVVREANCPILTIPEDATYKPLEYVVYAANFDGNDATRIRDLIELTSNFDAKLDCLHVCTDGKKLREENEKMQELQAEFDVVLFSKLSFKVIRDSKSVTNGLEGYLSSHQPDMLVMLKAEQNFFKKLFGSKTSIRKMALDNGMPIMIYREPK from the coding sequence ATGGAGCATATTCTCGTTCCCATTAATTTTACACCAGCTACGGAGATTTCACTAGCACATGCTATTGGAATTGCACAGGCTTCTCATAAAGTAATCATTATGTGTCATTTTGTTACCTCTACCGTACCAGCAGGAGCAAATATGACTTTGCATAAACGAGAAATTAAGGAAAAACATGATAAAGCTCACATGGAAATGCGTGTTTTGCTTACTCAATATGAAAACCACACCTATAATGAAACTGGGCAACCCATTATGATAGAGCCTTTAGTAATGGAAGGACATCCAGATGATGCAACAGAACAAATAATGCAAGATAACTCTATTTCTATGATAGTTTTGTCTCATAAAGATAGTAATGAAATAAAAGATTTATTCTTAAATAATAGAGTTGTCAGGGAAGCAAACTGTCCTATCCTGACTATTCCAGAAGATGCTACTTACAAACCATTAGAATATGTTGTTTATGCAGCTAATTTTGATGGGAATGATGCGACAAGGATTCGTGATTTGATAGAGCTTACAAGCAATTTTGACGCAAAATTAGATTGTTTGCATGTCTGTACGGATGGAAAAAAATTACGAGAAGAAAACGAGAAAATGCAAGAGCTACAAGCAGAGTTTGATGTTGTTTTGTTTAGTAAACTCAGTTTTAAAGTAATTCGTGATTCGAAGAGTGTAACCAACGGGCTTGAAGGCTATTTATCTAGCCATCAACCCGATATGCTCGTAATGCTCAAAGCTGAACAAAATTTTTTCAAAAAGCTTTTTGGAAGCAAAACAAGCATTCGGAAAATGGCTCTTGATAACGGAATGCCAATTATGATTTATAGAGAACCTAAATAA
- a CDS encoding SMI1/KNR4 family protein: protein MKTSDIKEIEALFNIQLPIFYTSFITNYPKILTEILVQYEDKTYSNCYDSKEELIRINQLLGFYGEDKFIKHKFCIGENGGGDYYLIDINNSTNEKIYVIDHEESAELYYDSSTDTWNWENVDSFNGMAEFSNFILSLFS, encoded by the coding sequence ATGAAAACATCAGATATAAAAGAAATAGAAGCATTATTCAATATTCAATTACCAATCTTCTATACTTCATTTATCACAAACTATCCAAAAATATTGACAGAAATTCTTGTTCAATATGAAGATAAAACCTACTCAAACTGTTATGATAGTAAAGAAGAACTAATAAGGATAAATCAATTATTAGGTTTTTATGGAGAGGATAAATTTATCAAACATAAATTTTGCATTGGCGAAAATGGAGGTGGCGACTACTATCTGATTGATATAAATAATTCAACCAACGAAAAAATATATGTTATAGACCACGAAGAATCTGCTGAACTCTATTATGATTCTTCCACAGATACTTGGAACTGGGAAAATGTAGATTCTTTTAATGGAATGGCTGAGTTTAGTAACTTTATTTTATCCTTATTTTCTTGA
- a CDS encoding TonB family protein yields the protein MLVILTAVLATVFSISLLISLLFKGILDNNGKKILAGEIKQPEVGILRKFYDVDANYYSGLLFSIGLVISVALTFSAFTWDFEDAQDLAEYVAPVAETEEIIDVPLTNIPPPPPPKVQVVTPEEIVEVENDIELDENIEIKIEDVEIEIDNIVTDVTAIEAPRQQEEVEQVFTIVEQNAVYPGGMDAFYKYVSKELNYPKQAKRMGIQGRVFVQFVVDKSGKLTDVKTVKGIGGGCDEEAERVLRESKRWAPAKQRGKTVKVRMNIPIVFKLDN from the coding sequence ATGTTAGTTATATTAACTGCTGTACTAGCTACAGTATTCTCAATCTCATTATTAATCTCTCTTTTATTTAAAGGTATATTAGATAATAATGGTAAAAAAATATTAGCAGGCGAAATAAAACAGCCTGAAGTAGGTATCCTTCGTAAGTTTTATGATGTAGATGCCAATTATTATTCAGGATTGCTTTTCAGCATTGGTCTTGTAATAAGTGTTGCTCTAACATTTTCAGCTTTTACTTGGGATTTCGAAGACGCACAAGATTTGGCTGAATATGTTGCTCCAGTAGCCGAAACAGAAGAAATTATTGATGTTCCTCTTACAAATATTCCACCACCACCACCACCAAAAGTACAGGTAGTAACTCCAGAGGAAATTGTAGAAGTAGAAAATGATATTGAACTTGATGAAAATATCGAAATCAAAATTGAAGATGTAGAAATCGAAATTGATAATATCGTAACTGACGTAACAGCTATTGAAGCTCCACGTCAACAAGAAGAAGTAGAGCAAGTATTTACTATTGTAGAGCAAAATGCAGTTTACCCAGGTGGAATGGATGCTTTTTATAAGTATGTTTCAAAAGAATTGAACTATCCAAAACAAGCAAAACGTATGGGTATTCAAGGGAGAGTATTTGTTCAGTTTGTGGTAGATAAATCAGGTAAACTTACAGATGTAAAAACTGTAAAAGGTATCGGTGGAGGCTGTGATGAAGAAGCCGAACGTGTACTTAGAGAGTCTAAAAGATGGGCACCAGCCAAGCAGCGTGGTAAGACTGTAAAAGTTCGTATGAATATTCCTATCGTTTTCAAATTGGATAATTAA
- the tgt gene encoding tRNA guanosine(34) transglycosylase Tgt, with product MKFELHTTDKDTSARAGTITTAHGQIQTPIFMPVGTLGTVKGVPPEALKEHVKAQIILGNTYHLYLRPNTEVLEAAGGLHKFMNWDRPILTDSGGYQVYSLGQMRKIKEEGVIFKSHIDGSKLNFTPEYVMDIQRSIGADIIMAFDECPPYPSDYDYAKKSMEMTHRWLTRCINRFDSTEGKYGYKQTLFPIVQGSTYRDLRRASAEFVAEQNRDGNAIGGLSVGEPAEKMYEFTELVCDILPKDKPRYLMGVGTPANILEGIALGVDMFDCVMPTRNARNGMLFTTKGIINIKNKKWEKDFSVLDDGFDCHVSNTYSKSYLRHLNKANEILGAYIASTHNLAFYLHLVGEARKHILAGDFASWKKEQVEVLMQRL from the coding sequence ATGAAATTCGAACTTCACACCACCGATAAAGATACCTCTGCACGAGCAGGAACAATCACAACAGCACACGGACAAATACAAACACCTATTTTTATGCCTGTCGGTACGCTAGGAACTGTAAAAGGTGTTCCACCAGAAGCACTAAAAGAACACGTAAAAGCTCAGATTATTTTGGGAAACACCTATCATTTGTATCTAAGACCGAATACAGAAGTTTTGGAGGCAGCAGGAGGATTGCATAAATTTATGAACTGGGACAGACCTATTCTGACAGATAGTGGTGGCTATCAAGTGTATTCGTTGGGGCAGATGCGTAAAATAAAAGAAGAAGGTGTTATTTTCAAATCTCATATAGATGGTTCAAAACTCAACTTTACGCCTGAATATGTAATGGATATTCAGCGTAGTATTGGAGCAGATATTATTATGGCTTTTGATGAGTGTCCTCCTTATCCTTCTGACTATGATTATGCCAAAAAATCTATGGAAATGACACATCGTTGGCTAACACGTTGTATCAATCGTTTTGATTCGACAGAAGGAAAATATGGTTATAAACAAACACTTTTTCCTATCGTTCAGGGAAGTACATACAGAGATTTACGCAGAGCTTCTGCCGAATTTGTAGCTGAACAAAACAGAGATGGAAACGCAATCGGTGGACTTTCAGTAGGTGAACCTGCCGAAAAAATGTATGAATTTACAGAGCTTGTTTGTGATATTCTGCCAAAAGATAAGCCTCGTTATTTGATGGGAGTAGGTACACCTGCTAACATTTTGGAAGGAATTGCACTTGGTGTAGATATGTTTGATTGTGTAATGCCTACCCGAAATGCAAGAAACGGAATGCTTTTCACGACAAAAGGAATTATTAATATCAAAAATAAGAAATGGGAGAAAGATTTTAGCGTTTTGGATGATGGTTTTGATTGTCATGTCAGTAATACCTATTCAAAATCATATCTAAGACATTTGAATAAAGCCAATGAAATTTTGGGAGCTTATATTGCCTCTACACATAATTTAGCTTTTTATCTGCATTTGGTAGGAGAAGCTAGAAAACATATTTTGGCTGGAGACTTTGCTAGTTGGAAAAAAGAACAAGTGGAAGTCTTGATGCAGAGGTTGTAA
- a CDS encoding n-acetylglutamate synthase — translation MNYNNKKFRPVSNTDNGETSSETMFEYKQEGNILTSTYSGGKIIKGHLIGLVDEDGNIDMRYHQVNEKGELMTGICNSRPEILENGKIRLHETWQWTSGNNSKGNSILEEI, via the coding sequence ATGAACTATAACAACAAAAAATTCCGTCCAGTTTCCAATACTGATAATGGAGAAACATCTAGCGAAACTATGTTTGAATACAAGCAGGAAGGAAATATTCTGACTTCAACATATAGTGGAGGAAAAATAATAAAAGGTCATTTGATAGGACTTGTTGATGAAGATGGAAATATTGATATGCGTTATCATCAAGTCAATGAAAAAGGAGAACTCATGACAGGAATTTGTAACTCAAGACCAGAAATACTAGAAAATGGAAAAATAAGGTTACACGAAACTTGGCAATGGACATCAGGTAATAACTCAAAAGGAAATTCTATTTTAGAAGAAATTTAA
- a CDS encoding energy transducer TonB: MQLLISLSAILCFSVLAGVSFLRLWLNYQQSNVLKYDSAYKEDKNNPDNRIDQTPKSFYATSIHNYSKMLFGFGLMVSSALVLYAFTWQTEEEQNLISYEKPIMEDEIFDLPPITDILPPPPPKIQPINPTEIVEVDKVDFDESLVKINMEELEIQIDDLVSDVTDIDKNNFQSQKVEELFYIVEEPAIFEGGMDAFYKYVAKNINYPKQAKRQGIEGKVFLQFVVDKDGSVTAIKVAKGVGFGLDEEAKRVLSECPKWKPARQRGQIVKVRMSIPIMFKLD, translated from the coding sequence ATGCAACTACTTATTTCTCTTAGTGCTATTTTATGTTTTTCTGTTTTGGCTGGTGTTTCCTTTCTTCGTTTATGGCTAAATTATCAACAAAGCAATGTTCTGAAATACGATTCAGCTTATAAAGAAGACAAAAATAATCCCGATAATAGAATAGACCAAACTCCAAAAAGTTTCTATGCTACTTCTATTCATAATTATTCAAAAATGCTTTTTGGTTTTGGCTTAATGGTCAGTTCTGCACTAGTTTTGTATGCTTTTACTTGGCAGACAGAGGAAGAACAAAATTTGATAAGCTATGAAAAACCAATCATGGAAGATGAAATATTTGATTTACCTCCTATTACAGATATTCTACCACCTCCACCTCCAAAGATTCAACCAATAAATCCAACTGAAATAGTAGAAGTGGACAAAGTTGATTTTGATGAAAGTCTCGTTAAAATCAATATGGAAGAATTAGAAATTCAAATTGACGACTTAGTAAGTGATGTAACAGACATTGATAAAAATAACTTTCAATCTCAAAAAGTAGAAGAGTTGTTTTATATCGTAGAAGAACCTGCTATTTTTGAAGGAGGGATGGATGCTTTTTATAAGTATGTGGCTAAAAATATAAACTATCCCAAACAAGCAAAAAGGCAAGGCATAGAAGGAAAAGTATTTCTTCAGTTTGTTGTGGATAAAGATGGAAGTGTTACGGCTATAAAAGTAGCTAAAGGAGTTGGTTTTGGGTTAGATGAAGAGGCAAAGCGAGTTTTGAGTGAATGCCCAAAGTGGAAACCTGCTCGTCAGCGTGGACAAATTGTAAAAGTCCGTATGTCTATACCAATTATGTTCAAATTGGATTAA
- a CDS encoding DUF5362 family protein has translation MNHALSFSAQAQTMLKSASSWAKFLAILGFINVFFVFTVAAGLMSFGTFLPYLNLFLQNPNLPTEQMSQAGFDVSILSTGAYSYLPLVMGIIYIIVGIIYLFPIVHLFRFGSNASSAIRTGNEISLEKSMSHLKSHYKFLGMFIIITFVVYIIIAVVGVIGGMFFGSQMM, from the coding sequence ATGAATCATGCACTCTCATTTTCTGCACAGGCGCAAACAATGCTCAAATCAGCTTCTTCTTGGGCAAAATTTTTGGCTATTTTAGGTTTTATAAATGTCTTTTTCGTTTTTACAGTTGCTGCTGGTTTGATGTCTTTTGGGACTTTTTTACCTTATCTTAATTTGTTTTTACAAAATCCAAATTTACCAACCGAGCAGATGAGTCAAGCAGGTTTTGATGTCTCTATTCTTAGCACAGGAGCTTATAGTTATTTGCCTTTGGTAATGGGAATTATTTATATCATTGTTGGAATCATTTATCTATTTCCTATCGTACATTTATTTCGTTTTGGTTCGAATGCAAGTAGCGCTATTCGTACAGGAAATGAAATTAGTTTAGAAAAATCAATGTCTCATCTCAAATCTCACTACAAATTTTTGGGAATGTTTATCATCATTACTTTTGTAGTTTATATTATTATAGCTGTTGTAGGAGTGATTGGAGGAATGTTTTTTGGTTCGCAAATGATGTAA
- a CDS encoding energy transducer TonB, with amino-acid sequence MTTNSTNFLKTALAILLFSNSILFFYIFKQNSELINLNTKLDLLIKNNFEKQSEKITCVNVFIENEKTQELKTILIDYVKEVGLDTAELIDPPTCNLIAPPREEEVPDCGFFYSILLEAKPKEGIESFYKYISENLNYPALAKRENIKGKVIVSFVIDKNGEITDVKAKNDIGGGCAAEAERVIRNSPKWNPAKQRGKTVKTRLTIPIIFKLEKE; translated from the coding sequence ATGACCACCAATTCAACCAATTTCTTAAAGACAGCTTTAGCAATTTTACTTTTTTCAAATTCTATCTTGTTTTTCTATATCTTTAAACAAAACTCTGAATTAATTAACCTGAATACTAAGCTAGATTTATTAATTAAGAATAATTTTGAGAAGCAAAGTGAAAAAATAACTTGTGTGAATGTTTTTATAGAAAATGAAAAAACGCAAGAGTTAAAGACAATACTAATAGACTATGTCAAAGAGGTTGGTTTAGATACTGCTGAACTAATAGACCCACCAACCTGTAATCTTATTGCACCACCTAGAGAAGAGGAAGTACCAGATTGTGGGTTTTTTTATTCTATACTCCTTGAAGCTAAACCAAAAGAAGGAATAGAATCTTTCTATAAATACATTAGTGAAAATCTAAATTATCCTGCTCTTGCAAAAAGAGAAAATATAAAAGGAAAGGTAATAGTAAGTTTTGTAATAGATAAAAATGGAGAAATTACGGATGTAAAAGCTAAAAATGATATTGGTGGAGGGTGTGCAGCAGAAGCCGAACGAGTAATCAGAAACTCTCCTAAATGGAATCCAGCTAAACAGCGTGGCAAAACTGTAAAAACGAGATTAACTATTCCGATAATTTTTAAACTAGAAAAAGAGTAA